A stretch of Mobula birostris isolate sMobBir1 chromosome 2, sMobBir1.hap1, whole genome shotgun sequence DNA encodes these proteins:
- the LOC140185583 gene encoding PRELI domain containing protein 3B-like, producing MKIWTSEHVFNHPWETVFKAAMQKYPNPMNPCVVGVDVLDRRIDDQGKLHSQRLLSTEWGLPSVVKSLIGASRTRTYVHEHSIVDPVKRTMELRSANITLTNLVSVDERLEYKPHPQDPEKTILTQEAIISVKGVSLSSYMEGIMANTISANANKGREAMEWVIHKLNAEIEELAASARSIKIPMAASSVE from the exons ATGAAGATCTGGACATCGGAGCACGTCTTCAA cCATCCATGGGAAACTGTGTTTAAAGCTGCCATGCAAAAGTACCCCAATCCCATGAACCCGTGCGTTGTAGGGGTTGATGTTTTAGATCGACGTATTGATGACCAAGGCAAATTGCATAGCCAGAGGCTGCTCAGTACAGAATGGGGCCTACCATCTGTTGTAAAATCA CTCATCGGTGCATCCAGGACACGGACATACGTGCATGAACACTCCATCGTCGATCCAGTGAAAAGAACCATGGAGCTAAGATCTGCAAAT ATAACATTAACAAATTTAGTATCGGTTGATGAGCGGTTGGAATATAAACCACACCCACAGGACCCTGAAAA GACCATTCTTACCCAAGAAGCTATAATTAGTGTAAAAGGGGTGAGTCTAAGCAGTTACATGGAAGGAATAATGGCAAACACCATCTCTGCTAATGCAAATAAA GGCCGAGAAGCTATGGAGTGGGTAATTCACAagttaaatgctgaaattgaagaGTTGGCAGCATCTGCACGAAGTATCAAAATTCCAATGGCTGCATCATCAGTAGAATAA